Genomic DNA from Nitratidesulfovibrio vulgaris str. Hildenborough:
GCCCACCAGCACCACGTCGGGGTCTTCGCGCAGCACGTCAAGCAGCCCGCGTTCGAACGAGGGAAAATGTCTGCCCAATTCACGCTGTTCGACGAACGACTTCTTGGAGGCGAAGCGGTATTCGATGGGGTCTTCCAGCGTGATGATGTGGGCGGGGCGGGTACGGTTTATCTCGTCCAGCATGGCAGCCATGGTGGTTGTCTTGCCGCTGCCGGTGGCACCGCAGACCAGAATAAGCCCCGACCGCAACCGGGTGAATTCTTCGAGAGAGGGGTGCAGGTTGAGGTGGGCAAGGCTGGGGATGTGCCCCGCCAGAAGGCGCACCGCAAGGCTGAGACCCCGCGTGGTGTTGAAGATGTTCAGGCGCACCCGTATGCCCGCCACCGAGTGGGCGAAGTCGACCGACCAGCGGCGGCGCAGGATGTCGCGGCGGTAGGGTGTGAGCAGAAGCCGGGCGAGGTCGTCAAGTTGCGCGGTTGTGAAGGTGACATCGGGCAACATGCCGATGTCGCCGTCTTTGCGGTACACCACCGGGTGGTTGCCTGTCATGTGCAGGTCGGACCAGCCATAGGCGACAGCCTGCTGGATGATGGTGGAGAATCGCTGAAGCATGGCGCACCTCGCTTCGGGTGGGGAGGGGGAGGCGGCGGCACCGGGGTGCCGCCGCCGGGGCTTTATACTACGGGCAAGACGGAAGGGTTACTTGTGCTGTCAGAGGGGTTGCACTGACATCAGCGTTCGTAAAGGCCACGTCGATTGTGTCACCCGCGTCCGTCGCAAAGTTGAAGGCTGTTGGGTTGGTCGTCCAGCCACTGAGGGTGCCTGCAGCTCCTTCCCAGAGTGCGGCTTCACGAGTGTCCATGCCTGCAAGAGCGGTAGCGCAGACACCGTTTGCAGTAATAAGTTCACGAGCAAAAAGCTGGTTGATTCGGGCTTGGAGTTCCGCTGCTGTCGCATCAGCTGCACGCTGCGCAGCGTTAGTTTGAAGCTGGAAATACCTAGGTACTGCCACTGCAGCCAGAATGCCAAGAATAACGAGCACGGCGATGATTTCGATGAGGGTGAAACCCTTCTGCCCCTTCCGCTGTTCATGCAATCTCTTCATGGTCTTCTCCTGAATCGGTTGTTGTGTCGTTTGTTCGGTTACGGCAGTGCCGCACCCCCCTCCACTGACACCGGGTGCGCGGGCACACCGGCGATACTCCCATTCGTTCATCCTAGCGCTTGCCAGCCATCTGCGTGAGGTCCCACATGGGCATGAAGATGGCGAGGGCGAAGAAGCCCACCACCGCCGCGAGGGCGACGATGAGCACAGGACCGATGGCTTCCGCCATGCCCGCCACGGCGTATTCCACTTCTTCGTCGTAGTGTCGTGCCACGTCATTGAGCATGGCGTCGAGACTGCCCGATTCCTCCCCGATGGCGACCATGTTCACCACCAGAGGGGTGAAGAAGCGGGCGGTGCGCAAAGGTTCGGCAATGCCCCTGCCTTCACGCAACTGGTCTTGAATGCGGGTGAATTCGCGGGCGATGGCTGCGTTGCCGATGGTGTTGTTCAGTACGTCCAGCGCATCCAGCACTGAAACGCCGCTGGATTGCAAGATGGCGAAGATGGAGGCGAAACGCGCCATGACCGACTTCTGGATGACGGGACCCACCCCCGGCAGTCGCAGCACGAGTCTGTCGCGCCAGTACCTGCCGTCTTCGGTGCGTACCCAGTACTTGTAGGCGACGGTGCCCGCCACCACCACCGCCAGCACCACATACCAGTAGGTAGAAAAAACATAATGCATACCGATGGCTATCTTGGTGGGCCACGGAAGGGTGATTCTGGCTTGCGAGAAGATGAGCACGAATTTGGGAATGACGAGGTTGAGCAATACGAAGAATGCCACTGCCAGCGCACCCATGACCATCTTGGGGTAACGCAGGGCGGACTTGATGTCTGAACGTATCTTGTGCTCATGTTCCAGCAGGTAGACGAGGCGGTCCATCACCTCGCCCAGTGCGCCAGAGGCTTCGCCCGCCCGCATCATGGAACAATAGAGTTCACTGAACACCTTGGGGTGGGCGCGGAATGCGTCGTACAGTGTGGCGCCACCCATGATGGCTTGCGACATCTCGGCGGCGATGGCTTTCAACCGCTTGTGTTCGGTCTGATTCTGCAACACCTGCAACAACTGGGTGATGGGAATGCCCGCCTGAAAGAGCGTGCGAAACTGCTTGGTGAAGAGAATGAGTTCCTTGGGGGGAATGGGTGAAAGCGCATCCGCCAGTGCACCCAGCCCCAGCGAAAAGCCGCCGCCCGCGCCCGCCTTCACCTCCAGCGGTACATAGCCCCGGCTGAACAGGATGGCACGCGCCGCTTCGGTGCTTTCGGCGTCGATGACGCCTTCCATCTTCACCCCGTTCTCGTTGCGGGCGGTATAGCTGAAGCTTGCCATGGGCTACCCCTGCAACATGACGGCGGTCGCCGCCTCTTCGACGGTGGTGATGCCAGCCCGTACCTTGAGGGCGGCGTCCTGCACGAGGGTACGCATCAGCCCCGCTTCGATGGCGGTGTTGGCGATGACCTGCGTGGACGAACGGCGTACCACAAGTTCCTGTATCTCTGGCACCATGGGCAGAATCTCGAACAGCCCCGTACGCCCGCGGTAGCCCGTGTGGGCGCAATGGAAGCAGCCGCGCCCCTTGAGGAAGCGCGACCTGCCGTCGTGCCCCTCTGCGGGGTCGATGCCGAAGGCAGCCAGCGCGGCATGGGGCGGGTCATAGGGTTCGGCGCAGTTGGGGCACACGCGGCGCACCAGACGTTGCGCGAACGAGGCGAGCATGACCGATGAGACGAGAAACGGTTCGATACCCATGTCGATGAGGCGTGTGACCGCACCCGCCGCGTCGTTGGTGTGCAGGGTGGAGAGCACAAGGTGACCGGTGAGGGCCGCCTGTACCGCGATAGAGGCGGTTTCGGCGTCACGTATCTCACCCACCATCACCACGTCGGGGTCCTGACGCAGGATGGAACGCAGACCGCTGGCGAAGGTCATGCCCGCCTTGCGGTTGAGTTGCACCTGACGGATGCCGCCGATGCGGTATTCCACCGGGTCTTCAAGGGTGATGATGTTGATTTCCGGCGTGTTGATGCTCTTGAGGATGGCGTACAGGCTGGTGGATTTGCCGCTGCCCGTGGGGCCGGTGGAGAGTATCATGCCGTAGGGCTTGTGGATGACCCGCTTGATGACGGTGTGGTCGGTCTGTTCCATGCCCAGCTGGTCGAGGGTGTAGTCGCGTCCGCTCATGTCGAGAAGACGCAAGACCATGTTCTCACCGTAGATGGTGGGAATGCTGGACACGCGCACGTTGATTTCGCGGTTGTCGAGATTCATGGTGAAGCGACCGTCTTGCGGCACGCGGGTGACGGCGATGTCCATGTTGCCCAGAATCTTCAGGCGCGAGACCATGGCGGGGGCCACGTTCTTGGGCGGGGCGGGGGCTTCGCGCAGCTTGCCGTCGATGCGGAAGCGCACCTGTCTGGAGTCTTTCTCGGGGCTGATGTGCACGTCGCTGGCGCCCTCGCGCACCGCCTGTGCCAGAATGGAGTTGACCAGCCGCACCACGGGGGCGAGGTCTGCCTGACTGGCGAGTTCTTCGAGGGCCACGTCGCGGTCTTCGGTCTCGGTCTTGGCTGCGGTGGCGGTGTGCAGGTCGCCGAGGCTCTCTATCACACCGTCGAGATTGGTGAACATGCCGTAGACGGCGCTGAACAGCTGGTTGAATTCCTGCTCTGTGCAGATGACAGGCTCGACTTCGCTGTTGGTGGCGAATTCGATGGTGTCGCAGGCGTCGATGTCCAGCGGGTCGGTCATCGCCACCACAAGCACATGCCCGTGCTGTTGCAGCGGTACGGCGTTGCACTTCTGCGCCGTCTCAAGCGGCAGGCGTTCCGCCATGTTGAGACTCAGCGGAAAGTCCTGCGGGGAGTAGCGGTCGATACGCAGCTGGCGACTCACGGTGGCGACGACGTCGCCCTCGCGGCACACGCCCGTCTTGATGAGGAACTGGCCAAGCCTGAGCCCGCTCTTCTTGTGGTCGCGCAGGGCCACCTTGAGCTGCTCGTCGCTTATGATGCCGGCTTCTACCAGCAGTTCTCCCAACCTCACTCGCTTACGCACTGCTTGCCTGCCTTGTCTTGTTGTGCCGTGGCACGCGCCCCTTGGGGCTTGTGACGGGGCGGTGTGGCGCCCCCGCCTTACGGTACCGTATCGTTGTTTTCTGTCGCCTAGCCCGATGCCTAGCCGGTGCGCCGTCCGGCCCGTCGCGTTGTCTCACCGCCCGGGCGCATCGCTGACGGGGTCGTCTGCCCCGTCGCCCGGTCGAGTGTCCCAAGCTTCTGCATCAGCCTGGGCACCGGGGTTGTTTCCCGCGTCGTGCCCGGTCGCGTGCCTGAGTCCGGCCCCGTGCTAGTTGACGCTGGTTTCCTCGCGGTAGGGCAGGATGGCGGGCGTGATGAATATCAGCACGTCCTCAAGCTTGTTCGCCTTCGAGTCGTTGCCGAACAGCGCGCCGATGCCCTCTACATCCTGCAGGTAGGGCAGGCCCTGTCTGCGGGTGCTGCTGCGTTCCTTGGTGAGGCCGGAGATGACCACCGTCTCGCCGTCCTGCACGATGAGCGTCGTCTCGGTCTGCTTCTTGATGATGAAGGGGTTGCCCTCAACCGTGCGGGTAAGGTCGACCTCGTCCTTCTTGACCTGCACCTTGAGCTTGAGGTTGGACTCGTCGATGACGTGCGGGGTGATTTCAAGGCGCAGCACCGCGTCTTCGAACTTCACTTCGCGGTCGCCCTGTGCGTTGGTGGATACGTAAGGTACCTTCTCGCCGTTCTCGGTGAACGCCATCTGGTTGTCCAGCGTGGAGATGGAGGGCGACGAGAGGATGTTGAGCTTGCCATTGTCCTGCAGGGCCGAAAGCTGCACTTCGAGCATGTTGCCGCCGATGGTGCCGAACATGAGGCCCAGCGAACCCATGGCCGTCTTGCCCGCCTTGTTCACCGGGAAGTTCATGCCGAAGCCCTGCCCGCTGAGGCCGCCCGGCGGGATGACAGGTACGCCGCCTCCTGCCTGCGGGTCTGTGGGCTTGGTGGGCCCCGAACCGCCGGGGGTTACCCACATGCGGTTGCCGTCGCCCATGTTGCCGGAACGACCCACGCCACCCCACTGGATGCCAAGGTCGCGCGCGGTGTCGCGCGTGGCTTCGACGATGTGCGCCTTGAGCAGTATCTGTGCGCGGGGCTTGTCGAGGTTGTTGACGAGCGTGATGATCTTGGAAAGGTCGTCCTCAACGGCCTGTACGATGAGCGAGTTGGTATGCGTGTCCACGACCACGGCGCCCACGGGCTTGTTCTGTTCGTCCTTGCTGAGGAAGCCTTCAAGGTTCTTCTTGAGTTCAGCAGCTTCGGCGTAACGCACCTCGATGACCGAGGTCACCAGCGGCCCCACCTTGCGGCCCTTGAGTTGCTGCGCCATGCGTTGCGTCTCGAGCAGTTCGCGTTCGACCTCTGCCTTCTTGTCGGCGAGGGTCATCACCTGAATGAGCTCGCCACGCCATGCGAAATCGAGCGCGTTGCTGGCGAGAATGCCCTTGAACACGTCTTCCCACGGCACCCTGTTCACGTTGATGCTGGCCGTGCCCTTGACGCCGGGGCTGACGATGATGCTGGTGTTGGCGGCGGCGGCAAGACTGCGAAGGGCCACGCCCACGTCGACATTGTGCAGTTTGAGGGTGACGGGCATCTGCGGCAGCGGGCGCTTCTGCTCTTCTTGCTTGGCGGTGACCTCTTCCTGACGCAGCAGCGTCTTGGGCTTGACGTCGCGCACCACCTTGGGCGGCGAGAAGCCCGTGGAATTGCTGGCGAGGCTCTGCCACTTGCTGAAGAATGGGTCGGTCTCGTCCTTCTTCTTGCTGGCGCAACCTGCGACGAGCGCGACGGCGAGTAGAGCCGTGAACGTGGTCATCAGTATCGTGTTCGTGAAGCGCATTGATATTTCCCCGCTGCTGCTACAGGTCGTCGCCGGTATACGGCAGTTCGCGTTCGGTTCCGTCTTCGGCGGCTGCCAGCACGACCTTGCCGGGCGTGATGGACTTGACCACATAGCCGCTGTCGGCCACGGCCTCTCCGGTGCGGTATTCAAGCCCGTCGACAATGGCGAAGACCATGTTCCCCACGGCAAGGTAGCCCGTGTAGGCCATGGTCTGCGCCGAGTCGGTTCCGCCCGGCCCCGCCATGCTTCCACTGCGTACGGTGGGTGCCGGCGGCAGCCTGAAGGGGTTGCCGCTGGCCTGGCGCACCGCTGCGTCGAGCACATACAGCTGGCTGGGCGAGACAGGCACTTCGGCAAGCGCCTTCTGGACGTTCTGAACCACGGTAGATGCCGGGGTGGTCTGCACCGCCTTGGGCGTGACACCTCCACCGCCGGGCATGGCGAACGAGAGCGCACCCACGACGGCGACCGCTCCCATCACGCCCAAAAGTATCTGTTCCCTGCGGGTCATGGCGCTACCCACCGTTGCCTTTGGTTGTGCCGCCGACCTGAATCCAGACCGACACCTTGTACATGGGCGACTGGGGCCCTGCCGTGACCTCCAGCTGTTCCACACGCGTCACCCACCGCTGCGAGGTGGCCTGAAGCATGAACAGCCTGAAGGCCTCAAGCGGGCCGTCCATGGTGCCGTCGAGCCTCACAAGCTCATTCGAACCCAGCACCGACTCGGCAAGGGGGACGAAGCGCACACCGCGCAAGGACGCGGCCGTGGCCATCTGTTGCAAGGCCGTGAGCCCTTCAGTGAGCGACGACGGCGGAGCGACCTCCGTCCCGGCTGGAAGGGTGGTGTGCTTGCCGAGTCTGCCCATGTCACCCTTCATCGTGGACACCAGCGGGCTGAACGCCTTCTGCATGTCGATGAGGGTCGCAAGCTGGGCGTTCTCGGCCTCGGTGCGAGATGTCTGGTTCATCAGCGGCATGATGACGAGAAGTGTCAGCGCTGCGATGGCGACCAGGGCCAGCACCGGGATGCGGTAGGGTGAAGAGCGGAACTGTTGCAGGGTCATGACGCTCACACCAGTTTGAGGGTGGCTACGAACTGGAGCGTTTCAGCCCCGAGGCCGCTTTCGGCCCCCTTCTTCTCGACGGTGACAGACAGGACGAGAGGCGAACGCTCAAGGCGGTAGAGAAAATCGGCAAGAGCCGCCTCTCGCTGTAGTATGTCGCCGCTTACGGTTCCGGTGACGATGGCCATGGCGGAACCCTGTACCTTCTCGTCCGCCTGCGCTGGCTTCTTGCCGCTGGTGGCGGGTTGTGGTTCGACCCGCGTAAGACGCACCCCCGAAAGGCGCACGGCCTCGGGGGTGACGCTGGAGAGTTCAGAGACGAAGGCGACGCCGACCTGATGCTCACTAAGGGCACGCACGGCCTTGCGTAACGACTGGACCTGCACGGAGGCGAGCATCATCTTCTGTTCGTCCATGGTCTCGCCGAACGCTGCCAGCTTCTGGCGCAGCTCTTGCTGTCTGTGCTTCGCCGCCGCAAGTTGTGTGCCCGTGTAGGAGGCGAACACCGCCGTCAGCGCAACGGCGACGGCACTGCCTATGGCGATGTGGCGGCACAGACGCAGGCGTTTGTCTTCCTGACGGCGTTCGCGGAAGGTGTGCACACAGTTCTGCGTGCGTCCTTCATGCGAGAGCGAGAGGCCTATCGCCCACACCGTCTCGCGATGTTCGGCGGGCAGCTTGGCGAGGTCGAGTTCCGCTCCCGGCGTCATGGCACCGCGCAACGAGTGCAGGCTTGCGCAGGGGAGTCCCAGATATTGCGAAAACTGCTCGAGAAGCGGGCGGAGGCAGCCACCGGGGGTGGCCACGAAGAGCTTCGAAATCTGAGGGTAGCCGAGAGTGTTGGTGAAATGCCCCATGGTGCGTTCAAGCTGACGCAGCAGACGGTCGATGGCAGGGGCGATGCGCTCGTGAAGCGCGTCGATACTGTGGGTGAGCGGGGTGGCGACGGCGCACTGCATGTCACCCATGGACTCTTCGAGCAGACGTTCGCGGACTTGCGCCTCGCCGGGGATGTTGGCGGGCACGTCCTGCCCTGCCGGGGGCATATCCGCGAAGACCGGGGTCGGCATGTACGATTCGACGACGGCGCGGATGATGCTCGCAAAGCCTGTCTTGACGACGCGGCTTACCATCACCGAAGTGCCGGAGTAGATGTCGATGCGCGTCCAGTCTTCATCCATATGCACAACGGCGTATTGCTCGCATCCGGCAGAGACCCAGCCTGAACTGAACAGGTTCTGCATGGCGGCTGCGCGCGTGGTGACGCCCTTGAGGGCGAAGCCCGTTCGCTGGATGATATTGCGCATGTCGTGCAGGGCGGCGCGTCCGGCGATGGTGGCAGACACTGGAAACTTGGGCACACCCTGTTCGATGAGTTCGTCTCCGATGACGCAATCGAACACCGACTGGCGTTCATCGAAGTCGTGTTCTTTCTTCGCTGTCCAGTAGGCGACTTCATCACGCTCTTTGGGGGGAACCTTGGCGATGCGAAAGTGCCACTGTTCTGCCTGTTCGTCAGGCAAGGCCGTCCAGATGTCTATGTCTGGCATGGTGCCGCAGAACTCTGAAATCTGCTTGCGGAGGAATACGGCGAAGGTATCGTCCCCGGGGCGCATCCCCGCCGGGATGGGGGTGACCTGTACCCCTTGCAGTACGGGAGGAGTGGCACTGCCAAGACGTGTCTCGGCAAGGAACAGGGTCTGGTTGCGCCATGCAACGCCAATCGTACGTCTGTCACGGCCGTTGGTGCCAAAGAGCGAAAACAGTCCGCCAGCGGGGCTGCTCTGCGGGCGTGCCGCAGCAGGACCGGCCCTGCCGTTGCGTATGATGTCGACAAGGCGCCCGGTCGCGGTTGCATCGGCTTTGAGACCCATCATCCACCATCCAGATAGTTCGTGTATCAGCGCGGGTGCGGGGGAGAGCACTTCTGCGGTTCAAGCAGACGGATTACGTCGCGTTGGCGGAACCTGATGCATGGGCAAGGTGGATGCCGCCGCCGTGCATGGCGTTGGCAAAGACACTCCACAGCACAAGAGGTCCGTAATCTGTAGCTTGGTTGCGTGTGAGGTCTTACATAAAACCCTTGCGCAAAGTCCCCCCCTGCGCTTTTGTCGGGCTTCTATGGCCTGCGGTTGAGCTATATGCCGTAGTTTTATGAGAATGCAAGAGTATTATAACTTTTTATGATGGCTGCTATTTCTGCAGGTTCATGCATGAAAATGAAGCGACACTTCATTTGTATACTGTGAAACTGTTGATTTGGCGAAGACGTGGCTGGGGCCATGTGACCACAACGACTCTGCCACGTCGCTGTGGGATTGCGGCTAGTGGTGGGGCTGCCGTTTGAACGAGTCAAGATGTGAAGAGATGTGAAAGTCGTTAAAAAACGTTGTGTTATTGCGGTGAAGGCCCTTTCGCCGGGGGCATTCACATCACACACCGTGACTGATGGCTGAATGCGGATATGAAAAAAGCCCGTTGCCGGGCTTGGTATGCTATTGGCGGAAGCGTATAGGAGTCGAACCTACCGTAGACCTCTCGACCTACCACCGGTTTTGAAGACCGGGCCTATCACCGGATAGAAAACGCTTCCAGAAAAAGGACATGTACCTCAAAGAGGGCATTATTTCAAGCGGGAAGCGCTTCTGTGTGCGGATGCCATTCCTTGCCGGAGGATTCGTGAGCGTGGACAGATGATGTCTCTTCGCAGTGCGTCGGGTGAGAATGTTGCAAAAAAGGCGTGACAGGGGGGGCGCACAGTTGCTGGGCCGGTTGCTGATGGTTGGGTGGCAGATGGTTGCAGAAGCGGGCGATGTCGCCGGTGGGGTGCGCTGAAGGGTTTTTCAGGCGTCCCATCTGTGGTGCGCAGGCATAAAAAGGCTTTTCCTGCACGAGAACATTGTCAAACCGTGACAGGCGACTTAGTATCTACCGACACCCGCAGGGTGCTCACAAAGAACACAAGCCATCCGGAGGCACGCATTGAACCAGTTTTCGCGGAACCTGGTGCTCTGGGCGACCATATCGCTGTTGATGGTCGTTCTGTTCAACCTGTTCAATCAACCACAG
This window encodes:
- a CDS encoding type II secretion system protein; translated protein: MKRLHEQRKGQKGFTLIEIIAVLVILGILAAVAVPRYFQLQTNAAQRAADATAAELQARINQLFARELITANGVCATALAGMDTREAALWEGAAGTLSGWTTNPTAFNFATDAGDTIDVAFTNADVSATPLTAQVTLPSCP
- a CDS encoding type II secretion system F family protein is translated as MASFSYTARNENGVKMEGVIDAESTEAARAILFSRGYVPLEVKAGAGGGFSLGLGALADALSPIPPKELILFTKQFRTLFQAGIPITQLLQVLQNQTEHKRLKAIAAEMSQAIMGGATLYDAFRAHPKVFSELYCSMMRAGEASGALGEVMDRLVYLLEHEHKIRSDIKSALRYPKMVMGALAVAFFVLLNLVIPKFVLIFSQARITLPWPTKIAIGMHYVFSTYWYVVLAVVVAGTVAYKYWVRTEDGRYWRDRLVLRLPGVGPVIQKSVMARFASIFAILQSSGVSVLDALDVLNNTIGNAAIAREFTRIQDQLREGRGIAEPLRTARFFTPLVVNMVAIGEESGSLDAMLNDVARHYDEEVEYAVAGMAEAIGPVLIVALAAVVGFFALAIFMPMWDLTQMAGKR
- a CDS encoding GspE/PulE family protein encodes the protein MRKRVRLGELLVEAGIISDEQLKVALRDHKKSGLRLGQFLIKTGVCREGDVVATVSRQLRIDRYSPQDFPLSLNMAERLPLETAQKCNAVPLQQHGHVLVVAMTDPLDIDACDTIEFATNSEVEPVICTEQEFNQLFSAVYGMFTNLDGVIESLGDLHTATAAKTETEDRDVALEELASQADLAPVVRLVNSILAQAVREGASDVHISPEKDSRQVRFRIDGKLREAPAPPKNVAPAMVSRLKILGNMDIAVTRVPQDGRFTMNLDNREINVRVSSIPTIYGENMVLRLLDMSGRDYTLDQLGMEQTDHTVIKRVIHKPYGMILSTGPTGSGKSTSLYAILKSINTPEINIITLEDPVEYRIGGIRQVQLNRKAGMTFASGLRSILRQDPDVVMVGEIRDAETASIAVQAALTGHLVLSTLHTNDAAGAVTRLIDMGIEPFLVSSVMLASFAQRLVRRVCPNCAEPYDPPHAALAAFGIDPAEGHDGRSRFLKGRGCFHCAHTGYRGRTGLFEILPMVPEIQELVVRRSSTQVIANTAIEAGLMRTLVQDAALKVRAGITTVEEAATAVMLQG
- the pilQ gene encoding type IV pilus secretin PilQ, whose amino-acid sequence is MRFTNTILMTTFTALLAVALVAGCASKKKDETDPFFSKWQSLASNSTGFSPPKVVRDVKPKTLLRQEEVTAKQEEQKRPLPQMPVTLKLHNVDVGVALRSLAAAANTSIIVSPGVKGTASINVNRVPWEDVFKGILASNALDFAWRGELIQVMTLADKKAEVERELLETQRMAQQLKGRKVGPLVTSVIEVRYAEAAELKKNLEGFLSKDEQNKPVGAVVVDTHTNSLIVQAVEDDLSKIITLVNNLDKPRAQILLKAHIVEATRDTARDLGIQWGGVGRSGNMGDGNRMWVTPGGSGPTKPTDPQAGGGVPVIPPGGLSGQGFGMNFPVNKAGKTAMGSLGLMFGTIGGNMLEVQLSALQDNGKLNILSSPSISTLDNQMAFTENGEKVPYVSTNAQGDREVKFEDAVLRLEITPHVIDESNLKLKVQVKKDEVDLTRTVEGNPFIIKKQTETTLIVQDGETVVISGLTKERSSTRRQGLPYLQDVEGIGALFGNDSKANKLEDVLIFITPAILPYREETSVN
- a CDS encoding type IV pilus biogenesis protein PilM, with translation MMGLKADATATGRLVDIIRNGRAGPAAARPQSSPAGGLFSLFGTNGRDRRTIGVAWRNQTLFLAETRLGSATPPVLQGVQVTPIPAGMRPGDDTFAVFLRKQISEFCGTMPDIDIWTALPDEQAEQWHFRIAKVPPKERDEVAYWTAKKEHDFDERQSVFDCVIGDELIEQGVPKFPVSATIAGRAALHDMRNIIQRTGFALKGVTTRAAAMQNLFSSGWVSAGCEQYAVVHMDEDWTRIDIYSGTSVMVSRVVKTGFASIIRAVVESYMPTPVFADMPPAGQDVPANIPGEAQVRERLLEESMGDMQCAVATPLTHSIDALHERIAPAIDRLLRQLERTMGHFTNTLGYPQISKLFVATPGGCLRPLLEQFSQYLGLPCASLHSLRGAMTPGAELDLAKLPAEHRETVWAIGLSLSHEGRTQNCVHTFRERRQEDKRLRLCRHIAIGSAVAVALTAVFASYTGTQLAAAKHRQQELRQKLAAFGETMDEQKMMLASVQVQSLRKAVRALSEHQVGVAFVSELSSVTPEAVRLSGVRLTRVEPQPATSGKKPAQADEKVQGSAMAIVTGTVSGDILQREAALADFLYRLERSPLVLSVTVEKKGAESGLGAETLQFVATLKLV